The Bacillus marinisedimentorum genomic sequence GGGGGGAAGCACGCAATTGCCGTTTTCTATCATGAAAACAGCATTTATGCGGTGGATAACCGTTGTCCCCATCTTGGATTCCCATTACATATGGGGAGCAGTTGTGATGGCATTCTTACGTGCCACTGGCATCATGCCCGGTTTGACCTGAAAAGCGGCGGAACATTAGATCCTTGGGCAGACGACGTACCTACATATCCAGTCGAAGTAACGGATGGGGAAGTATGGATCATCCCTGAGCCCATCGACAAGCAAACGTTAGCCAAACTGAAACAGAGACTGAGGGATGGCCTGGAGCAAAACATTCGCCTTGTCATCGCGAAAGCAGTGGTTGGTTTAGTGGAGGCGGAAGCAGATCCCAACGAAATTGCAAATATCGGTATAGAATTTGGTACGAAACACCGCAGTAATGGCTGGGGCTCCGGCCTGACAATTTTAACCGCAATGAGCAATATTCTGCCGCATCTCGATAAAACCGGAAAAATCCTTGCTTTATACCATGGATTGGTCCATGTCGCAAGGGAAAGCGCGGGAATGGGAACAAGATTTTTACTGGATCCTTTACCGGTAAATAAGGAAAAGGAACAACCGGAAATTTCCCAGCTGGCAAAATGGTATAGGAATAGCGTTGAAGTCCGCGATGTCCAGGGGGCAGAGAGGGTCCTGCTGACGGCCATAAAACTGGGGGCAACGGCAGAACAGCTGTCCGACATGATGATGACCGCAGTCACGGATCATTTTTACATGAATATCGGCCACACATTAGATTTTCATAATAAAGCATTTGAAATGCTTTCAAAGCTGCAAGGCGAAAACAGTGAGTATATTCTCACATCCCTATTGCCATCGTTAAGTAATGCCAGCCGCAGTGAGGAATCGCAAAGCTGGCAGGCACCTGTCAATTTAGTGGAACCGCTGCAAAAAGCCTTCAGCAAACTTGAGAACATGGAAATCAGTGAGGAAGATGAAAACGATTCATCAAGCGGCTCAGTTGATGAGGAGCAGTTAGTGGAGCAATTGTTAAGTGATGATCCTGTCAAAACGGCAGAGTTGTTAATGGAAGCTTTACAACTGGGGAAATCACCTGCCCGCCTTGCCCAATTAGTGACACTGGCGGCAGCAGAAAGGGTGGCCCGTTTCCATGTGCAAAACGAATTCAGGGATTGGGATACAGTACTCCATACGTTCACTCACGCTCATGCCGTTCACCAGGCTTTACGGAGATCAACCACTCCCGAACTCACCCGGGCTGTATTTCACGGTGCCATGAGTATCTATTTGGACCGTTTTCTTAACATTCCTTCGGCCCGAATGCCTGCAGCCGATGAATCCTCACAGCAGCCGAATGACCCTCAAGCATTCCTGGATCTATTGGATAAACAGCAGCAGACGGACGAGGCGGCGAAATGGACAGTGAATTACCTGGCCGGCGGAGGAGACTTGAATGAATTATTCAACGTTCTCGGTCATGCCTTGCTCAGGGAAAACGCTGAATTTCATACCTTCCAAATGTACGAAGGGGCTATCATCGAGCATCAGATATGGCAAGAAGAGGATTCCGAGATGTCAGAGCGGGCGCGGAAAACGATGCTTGTTGCCGTAAGCCGTTACTTAGCGGCCCACGCACCGACCTCAAGGGAAACGTCCCATACGGCTAAAATTGCCATCAGACTGCAGCGCGGTGAAAAATTGTTTGAAGAATAAAGAGACTGTTCACGGAGATTTCAGCGGCCGGTAAACAGAGTTTCTGGCCGCTGATAAAAGCGCCATATTATCTATAAAATTTCTGGTGAGGAGTGAAGAATGGATAAAGTAAAAATAGCAGGAAGGTCAGTTTTTCCCATAGGATTAGGCACGTACAAGATGGGAGACAAAGCAGATCAATTCGAACAAGAAGCAGAAGCAATAAGAGTTGGCCTGGATCAAGGCGTTCAAGTCATTGATACGGCTGAAATGTACGGTGACGGAAATTCAGAGCGATTAGTTGCTCATGCGATTAAGCCATATAACCGAGAAGATCTATTTCTAATATCAAAAGTTCTTCCTTCAAATGCATCAAAAAAGCAATTACCGATTAGTTTAGAAAACAGCTTAAAACGATTAAATGCCGATTATGTAGATCTATACTTACTCCATTGGAAAGGCAATATTCCGATAGAAGAAACGATTGAAGTCCTGGAGAAAGTAAAAAGCCAAGGGAAGATCAAGTCA encodes the following:
- a CDS encoding Rieske (2Fe-2S) protein yields the protein MSEKVYICPEKQLKDEGVKVVKGGKHAIAVFYHENSIYAVDNRCPHLGFPLHMGSSCDGILTCHWHHARFDLKSGGTLDPWADDVPTYPVEVTDGEVWIIPEPIDKQTLAKLKQRLRDGLEQNIRLVIAKAVVGLVEAEADPNEIANIGIEFGTKHRSNGWGSGLTILTAMSNILPHLDKTGKILALYHGLVHVARESAGMGTRFLLDPLPVNKEKEQPEISQLAKWYRNSVEVRDVQGAERVLLTAIKLGATAEQLSDMMMTAVTDHFYMNIGHTLDFHNKAFEMLSKLQGENSEYILTSLLPSLSNASRSEESQSWQAPVNLVEPLQKAFSKLENMEISEEDENDSSSGSVDEEQLVEQLLSDDPVKTAELLMEALQLGKSPARLAQLVTLAAAERVARFHVQNEFRDWDTVLHTFTHAHAVHQALRRSTTPELTRAVFHGAMSIYLDRFLNIPSARMPAADESSQQPNDPQAFLDLLDKQQQTDEAAKWTVNYLAGGGDLNELFNVLGHALLRENAEFHTFQMYEGAIIEHQIWQEEDSEMSERARKTMLVAVSRYLAAHAPTSRETSHTAKIAIRLQRGEKLFEE